DNA from Prionailurus bengalensis isolate Pbe53 chromosome X, Fcat_Pben_1.1_paternal_pri, whole genome shotgun sequence:
AATCTGTTCTTTGGTGAGTCCTCTAGGTTggtcatcatcatcctcatttaAGAGGAAAAACTGAGCCAGACTAAGGAAGGGCAAAGAGCCACTTTCATCAAATGTTACTGGGGCCCTGTGTCGACCCTCTCGCCTGGCACCTGATGAGACTGATGATGAGCTTCCTTCATTACTGCCTTCAAACACCTCTGAGCTAGTCTCTGAACTTTCACCACTGGAACTGGAACTAGGACTGGAACTAGAACTGGAACTAGAACTGGAACTAGAACTGGAACTGGAACCAGAACTGCTACTACCACCAGAACCCCCTCTTCCATTCCGTGACTCTGCCCTTTCCACATTTCGACTCGAGGCTGAGCCACTAGGCTCTGAATCACTATCACTATACATAAAGTAGCTTAACTCACCAAAACCTGTCATTATCTGCCTTAACATGGTCTGAATTGCAACAGATGTAGTCTCACTTAAACCAGTATTTAAGATTCTACGAATCGGAATTCTGATGGTACTGACATAGGTTCTCACACCTGCCCGTTCGGAACGTGAAAACGTACGCCTAAAACCTCCTCGTTCACTTTCATAAGTGACAGTGTTGTTTGGCGTCTGAGACCTTGACCGAGTTCTGCTAGCTATGCTATCTCTCTGCCTATACTCTCCAGGACGAACTCTTCTTACTTGAAGATCAAGGACTATGGTTGGAGGTCTCTGTCCTGATCCTGTAGATTCACCACTGCTGGTTGTGTCTGAAGAACCTGCTCCTTGTGAAGCATTTCTGGTTCCCGAAGCTGCAAAAAGACCTCTACTTAGCAAGTCAGGTCCACTTATTTGTTGTCTCAATGTCACATGGTGCCGGGTTCTAGAACTTCCCTCAGTCTCATTTACCAAAGGATGCTCAAAAGTCTGAGATGAGATACTATGATGAGATCTTCGTGGAATTTCACTCATTGGATGCAGAGGCGACCTACTTCGTTCAGCTCTTGCTCGGGTTCTCCGATGGTCTGGGCTCCTGCTTCTTGCCCTTCTCTGACCTCTGGTAGGTGCAACTTCTCCCGTTAATGCTTCAGTTGAATTTCGTTCTGATCTGGAAGGCCTTGCAGATGTTGATTCAGATCGTGGATTTTCCACTTGCCTTTGGCTGttgttgtctgtattttctcCACCAGAACGTCTTGCAGATGGCTCATTTTCATTCTCTGGATTTTGGCTCCCATTATTACGGTTAACATTGATCTCTAAACTGAATCTGAAATCACCACTGTTTGGATTAGTCCGGCTCACTGCTCTCCAAGATTGGTTTCCTCTTTGCCCACTTCTTGTTGTATTTCCAGTTTGTCTGACAGAGTTAAGCCAGTCTATTATAGAGTCACCATTAGACACATCATCTGAAGAGTCTccacctgtttttaaaaaagggaggggtgaaggagaaaaaggaactacTAAAATTAGGACAATCATATAATAATGCTCTGAAACTCTGcgttagagaaaaaagaaagattcccAATGGATGTCACATTTACAGATATTTGTAAGCTATACTGTATAGATTTGCAAAGTAAAGACAGGAATGTTTTAATTTCGTTTCAAAAGAACAAGCTAATCCTAGAGAAATTTagagaatgttttttaaagggaA
Protein-coding regions in this window:
- the RLIM gene encoding E3 ubiquitin-protein ligase RLIM, which translates into the protein MESSDSNDKGSGDQSAAQRRSQMDRLDREEAFYQFVNNLSEEDYRLMRDNNLLGTPGESTEEELLRRLQQIKEGPPPQNSDENRGGDSSDDVSNGDSIIDWLNSVRQTGNTTRSGQRGNQSWRAVSRTNPNSGDFRFSLEINVNRNNGSQNPENENEPSARRSGGENTDNNSQRQVENPRSESTSARPSRSERNSTEALTGEVAPTRGQRRARSRSPDHRRTRARAERSRSPLHPMSEIPRRSHHSISSQTFEHPLVNETEGSSRTRHHVTLRQQISGPDLLSRGLFAASGTRNASQGAGSSDTTSSGESTGSGQRPPTIVLDLQVRRVRPGEYRQRDSIASRTRSRSQTPNNTVTYESERGGFRRTFSRSERAGVRTYVSTIRIPIRRILNTGLSETTSVAIQTMLRQIMTGFGELSYFMYSDSDSEPSGSASSRNVERAESRNGRGGSGGSSSSGSSSSSSSSSSSSSSSSPSSSSSGESSETSSEVFEGSNEGSSSSVSSGARREGRHRAPVTFDESGSLPFLSLAQFFLLNEDDDDQPRGLTKEQIDNLAMRSFGENDALKTCSVCITEYTEGNKLRKLPCSHEYHVHCIDRWLSENSTCPICRRAVLASGNRESVV